From Pseudothermotoga thermarum DSM 5069, a single genomic window includes:
- a CDS encoding S1 RNA-binding domain-containing protein, which translates to MTKVGDIVKSKVTQITKYGAMVTLENGEPGFIHISKISNQYVKNVADFLKEGQEVEARVIGKTKDGKWELSLKDQKVDEDQQKAAAKAEFERKLAKFLRDSEKKFAEYKKRAEKKGGRF; encoded by the coding sequence GTGACGAAAGTCGGAGATATTGTCAAGAGTAAAGTAACCCAGATAACAAAGTACGGAGCCATGGTCACACTTGAAAACGGAGAACCAGGATTCATCCACATTTCCAAAATCTCAAATCAGTACGTTAAAAACGTGGCGGACTTTCTAAAGGAAGGACAGGAAGTAGAAGCAAGGGTTATAGGAAAAACAAAGGACGGCAAATGGGAACTTTCTTTGAAGGATCAAAAGGTGGATGAAGATCAACAAAAAGCTGCAGCTAAGGCTGAGTTTGAAAGGAAACTCGCAAAATTTTTGAGAGACAGCGAAAAGAAGTTTGCAGAGTACAAAAAGAGAGCAGAGAAGAAGGGTGGGAGGTTCTAG
- a CDS encoding SDR family NAD(P)-dependent oxidoreductase, giving the protein MNFTGKVVLITGAGSGIGRKAAIMFAERGAKVVVNDISQEKGIETVEMIKQQGGTAVFIYGDVSNTADAKRIVEETVKTFGRLDILVNNAGIVPSGKVEDATDEVFERTMAINVKGPIMLSKYAVQEMKKQGGGVIVNVSSVAALKGIADRCIYSVSKAALLGLTKSMAIDYVKYNIRVNAVCPGTTYSQGLAERVKASPDPEATLREMMARQPIGRLAKEEEIAFAILFAACDEAAFMTGSYIVIDGGATTA; this is encoded by the coding sequence ATGAATTTCACAGGTAAAGTGGTTCTTATAACTGGAGCTGGAAGTGGTATAGGAAGAAAAGCTGCTATCATGTTCGCAGAAAGAGGAGCAAAAGTTGTAGTCAACGATATCTCGCAAGAAAAAGGAATTGAAACTGTTGAAATGATAAAACAACAAGGTGGAACAGCTGTTTTCATATATGGTGACGTATCCAACACTGCAGATGCAAAAAGAATTGTTGAAGAAACGGTCAAAACCTTTGGACGTTTGGATATTCTTGTTAACAACGCCGGAATTGTACCCTCTGGAAAGGTAGAAGATGCAACGGATGAGGTGTTTGAAAGAACAATGGCTATAAACGTAAAAGGACCAATAATGCTTTCCAAGTACGCAGTTCAGGAGATGAAAAAACAAGGTGGTGGAGTCATAGTAAACGTGTCCTCTGTTGCAGCTTTAAAAGGAATCGCAGATAGATGTATCTACAGCGTCTCTAAAGCTGCCTTACTTGGTCTTACAAAATCCATGGCAATTGATTACGTAAAATACAACATAAGAGTCAACGCTGTTTGCCCTGGTACAACTTATTCTCAAGGACTTGCAGAAAGAGTTAAGGCTTCCCCAGATCCAGAAGCAACGTTAAGGGAAATGATGGCGCGTCAACCAATTGGAAGGTTGGCAAAGGAAGAGGAAATAGCCTTTGCAATACTCTTTGCTGCATGCGACGAAGCTGCTTTCATGACGGGTAGTTACATTGTGATCGACGGAGGAGCAACAACCGCTTAG
- a CDS encoding L,D-transpeptidase family protein, with the protein MIRKILLLLFLTSFLCFGIDHKVIVEWFENDLICLSAQTLYTPSKPLKIYLLTQTGHRLPKHVESDRYVFDVSRTSWILLEVFGKNSLGFTMSGSDPEKIDLSVFRAEPDIYVFSDLESGRTYVVVKIPDGWTFKGCKLQNVSFRKFYHAGYLYLYTTDKLKDGIDKLQVNFLLPFGVEKTFVQELFILNHAVNILRGGTEPYVIEPVAPYQHVVQRGETLWEIANRYGVRIADLEIANNLPDGNRIVAGTVLKIARVKFLESLTTLVINTQTSKLALYYNNRLVKTFPIAVGKSDATPPGVYWIMKKEIDPALYWYGEYIPPRSPINGLGTRFFQLSNPTYGIHGTTKPWEIGKRISHGCIRMFNQDIETIDAFINVGTKVIVVRSTEDFPENLKDLR; encoded by the coding sequence ATGATAAGGAAAATATTGCTTTTGCTATTCTTGACGAGCTTTCTTTGTTTTGGAATAGATCATAAAGTAATCGTTGAGTGGTTTGAAAACGATTTGATATGTCTTTCCGCACAAACTTTGTACACCCCTTCTAAGCCTTTGAAAATATACCTTTTAACCCAAACTGGTCACAGGTTGCCAAAACATGTTGAAAGCGATCGATATGTTTTCGACGTGTCAAGAACAAGTTGGATCTTGCTTGAAGTTTTTGGCAAAAACTCTCTTGGATTTACAATGTCAGGCTCTGATCCTGAAAAAATCGATTTATCTGTTTTTAGGGCAGAACCAGACATCTATGTATTTTCTGATTTGGAAAGTGGGAGAACCTACGTTGTCGTAAAAATTCCTGATGGTTGGACTTTCAAAGGCTGCAAACTTCAAAATGTCTCTTTTAGAAAGTTTTATCACGCAGGCTATCTTTATCTTTACACGACCGACAAACTTAAAGATGGCATTGATAAGTTGCAGGTAAATTTTTTGCTCCCATTTGGTGTGGAGAAAACCTTTGTACAAGAGCTTTTCATACTCAATCATGCAGTCAACATTTTGCGAGGAGGCACAGAACCTTATGTGATAGAACCTGTGGCACCGTACCAACACGTTGTTCAAAGAGGAGAAACTCTCTGGGAAATAGCCAACAGGTATGGGGTAAGGATAGCTGATCTTGAAATAGCCAACAATCTACCGGATGGTAATCGCATAGTTGCCGGGACAGTACTCAAAATAGCTAGAGTTAAGTTTTTGGAATCTTTAACCACTTTGGTTATAAATACGCAAACATCAAAACTTGCTCTCTATTATAACAATAGACTCGTAAAGACCTTCCCAATCGCCGTTGGTAAAAGTGATGCCACTCCGCCTGGAGTGTATTGGATAATGAAGAAGGAAATTGATCCAGCTCTTTATTGGTATGGAGAATACATTCCCCCAAGGTCTCCAATAAACGGTCTTGGAACGCGTTTCTTCCAACTCTCGAATCCAACTTATGGAATACATGGAACAACAAAACCATGGGAGATCGGTAAGAGGATCTCCCATGGTTGTATTCGCATGTTCAATCAGGATATAGAAACCATAGATGCCTTTATAAACGTTGGTACAAAGGTGATAGTAGTAAGATCAACTGAGGATTTTCCAGAAAATCTTAAAGACTTACGCTAG
- the rpmE gene encoding 50S ribosomal protein L31, protein MKPEIHPEMRLVTVKCACGAEHKFYTTRQSVRIDVCSNCHPLYKGATGASLVIDSEGRIEKFRRKYQGKGY, encoded by the coding sequence ATGAAACCTGAAATTCATCCTGAAATGAGACTTGTAACGGTTAAGTGTGCGTGTGGTGCGGAACACAAATTTTATACAACACGTCAAAGTGTACGTATAGACGTGTGTTCAAATTGTCACCCGTTGTACAAAGGTGCAACTGGTGCATCCTTGGTGATTGACTCTGAAGGAAGAATTGAAAAGTTCCGCAGAAAGTACCAAGGTAAAGGATATTAA
- a CDS encoding TRAP transporter large permease, translating to MLIVFIAFATFLLMGMPVAFAIGISGFLWFFQHPNLPITIPIQRALSQTQNFVLLAIPMFILAGNVMNYAGVTKRLLDFASALIGHKRGGLGQVSAVLSTLMGGVSGSSIADAAMETRMLGPEMIKRGYPKGFAVAVNVWTSLITPIIPPGIAYILYGTIGGVSIGRLFAAGILPGLLLMVAFMIAISISAKHLGLQPERPKRASAFEVFSAFLRSIWALVFPVMLIFGLRLGVFTPSEVGSFAVIYGLIVGFLIYRELDVKTFFTKTLSDSIGDIGSVMAIIMLSAIFDYGMIWERIPEKLANMMLGISTNPTVLMIIIVLFLIFAGLFIDATALILMTTSVLLPVARRLGIDPVHFGLVFILSAAMGNQTPPVGASMYAGCSVLGATMEEYTKASWPFFIAAVVVISAVIFFPQISLLIPNLLFK from the coding sequence ATGCTGATAGTTTTCATAGCCTTTGCCACTTTTTTGTTGATGGGTATGCCTGTTGCTTTTGCAATTGGCATATCTGGTTTTTTGTGGTTCTTTCAACATCCAAATCTTCCGATTACTATACCAATTCAAAGAGCACTTTCTCAAACGCAAAATTTTGTCCTTTTGGCTATTCCCATGTTTATCCTTGCTGGAAATGTAATGAACTATGCTGGGGTGACAAAGCGCCTTTTGGACTTTGCTTCGGCATTGATTGGGCATAAGCGAGGAGGACTTGGGCAGGTTTCCGCGGTTCTTTCAACTTTGATGGGCGGTGTTTCTGGATCAAGTATTGCTGACGCTGCTATGGAAACCAGAATGCTTGGGCCTGAAATGATAAAAAGAGGTTATCCAAAAGGGTTTGCTGTAGCGGTTAACGTGTGGACATCACTTATTACGCCGATAATTCCGCCTGGGATTGCCTATATACTTTACGGTACGATAGGTGGAGTCTCCATCGGTAGATTATTTGCTGCAGGTATTCTGCCTGGCTTACTTTTAATGGTTGCTTTCATGATTGCGATATCAATTTCCGCTAAACATTTGGGACTGCAGCCTGAAAGACCAAAAAGAGCATCTGCCTTTGAAGTATTCTCTGCTTTTTTGAGAAGTATTTGGGCACTTGTCTTTCCAGTGATGCTCATCTTTGGACTTAGGCTTGGGGTTTTCACCCCGTCTGAGGTTGGTTCGTTTGCAGTCATATATGGTTTAATAGTTGGATTTTTGATCTACAGAGAATTGGATGTAAAAACGTTTTTCACAAAAACTCTGAGCGATTCAATAGGTGATATTGGAAGTGTGATGGCAATAATAATGCTGTCGGCTATTTTTGATTACGGAATGATCTGGGAAAGAATACCAGAGAAACTGGCAAATATGATGCTTGGAATAAGTACAAATCCAACTGTTCTAATGATAATTATTGTTTTGTTCCTGATTTTTGCCGGTTTGTTCATTGATGCGACGGCTTTGATTTTGATGACAACATCCGTTTTACTTCCAGTTGCTCGTCGGCTTGGAATTGACCCGGTTCACTTTGGGCTTGTTTTCATCCTTTCGGCGGCGATGGGTAATCAAACTCCTCCGGTTGGTGCTTCAATGTACGCTGGATGTTCTGTTCTAGGCGCAACCATGGAGGAATACACAAAAGCTTCTTGGCCCTTCTTTATAGCAGCTGTAGTTGTAATCTCTGCAGTGATATTCTTCCCGCAAATCTCTTTGTTGATTCCAAACTTGCTTTTTAAATAA
- a CDS encoding C4-dicarboxylate TRAP transporter substrate-binding protein, translated as MRSKGFVTVVLILLITSVMLAAPRYVLKFNHVLSPTSPYHEGFLKWAKAVEERTNGDLKIEVYHSAQLGVEEDILEQIRAGANIGQNTDSARMGMYVREIAVMNAAYFIDFMGAKTPEEVMEVLQKIKNSPTMQKWLKELEEKYGFKVLSFMWVQGYRHFFTNKPIRKPEDLRGLRIRTPAAPIWQESIRALGAQPVALNFGEIYTGIQTKAVDGAELVYENIYSGKLYEVLKYGSETGHILLINFEVVSAKWFNSLPPEYQKILVEECDKAGIETSLKIMKELDAYYKQLVQEKGIQIITDVDKKAFMEAAEQCYRVLGLLEARNQLIKEIRGQ; from the coding sequence ATGAGGTCCAAAGGGTTTGTAACCGTTGTGTTGATTCTTTTGATTACCTCTGTTATGCTAGCTGCGCCTAGATACGTGCTTAAATTCAACCACGTTTTGTCGCCGACATCTCCTTATCACGAAGGATTTTTAAAGTGGGCAAAAGCTGTTGAGGAAAGAACAAACGGAGATTTGAAGATTGAAGTTTACCACAGTGCTCAGCTCGGTGTAGAAGAGGATATCCTCGAACAAATTCGTGCTGGTGCTAACATTGGTCAGAACACAGATTCTGCAAGAATGGGGATGTATGTGCGAGAGATTGCCGTTATGAATGCCGCTTACTTTATCGACTTCATGGGTGCAAAGACTCCAGAAGAAGTCATGGAAGTTTTGCAGAAAATCAAGAATTCTCCAACGATGCAAAAATGGCTCAAAGAACTTGAAGAAAAATACGGTTTCAAAGTCTTATCATTCATGTGGGTTCAAGGTTACAGGCATTTCTTCACAAACAAACCGATCAGAAAGCCTGAGGACTTGCGTGGTCTGAGGATAAGGACACCTGCAGCACCAATTTGGCAGGAATCCATAAGGGCTCTTGGGGCACAGCCGGTTGCACTCAACTTTGGAGAAATCTACACTGGAATTCAAACAAAGGCTGTCGATGGAGCGGAACTTGTTTACGAAAACATCTACAGTGGAAAATTGTACGAAGTTTTGAAATATGGTTCTGAAACTGGCCATATTTTGTTGATAAACTTTGAGGTTGTAAGCGCAAAATGGTTCAACAGCTTGCCACCAGAATATCAGAAAATACTCGTTGAAGAATGCGATAAAGCAGGAATCGAAACTTCGTTGAAAATCATGAAGGAGCTTGATGCGTATTACAAACAGCTTGTTCAAGAAAAAGGTATACAAATAATCACGGACGTCGATAAGAAAGCCTTTATGGAAGCAGCAGAACAATGCTATCGTGTGCTTGGCCTTCTTGAAGCTAGGAACCAGTTGATAAAAGAAATCAGAGGACAGTAA
- a CDS encoding heavy metal translocating P-type ATPase: MLEKKSITFKVLGMTCVNCANIVEKALRQIPKVKFAAVNLSTSTAFIVSEEDIPFDVIRTTVESVGYEAVLDYNSSEEEKRYLQAKKYLILSWILTLPLLILMIIHMFSYDHFWHRYLLVFEVSVSAAIVFLIGRKVFKSAVIAITHKHTNMDSLIAIGSTAAWLTGFLKLFDLKIESFASIGAMIMTFHLTGKFIESRLRDKALKQVQSLLKLKAKQAIVLNDNEEIIMPIEAVKENYIVLVKPGDLIPVDGVVVEGQSWVDQSLINGEPIPVFKKENDEVVSGTVNLSGVLKVRATKVGKDSFLEQILQLVQLAQGSKIPIQATVDKITNAFVPFVLVLSVFSFVFWLFAFDKLKPFLINLSQVIPWMVHIENALNFAIFAAISTLLIACPCALGLATPMALLIGTTVAAKKGILVKNAEAVQTSKDVKVVLFDKTGTLTEGKLLVLKHNLSSEDLLAVASIERFSNHPIAKAISSLVENYVEVFDFVEVPSKGVYGVVNGSRYFIGKPVDEYDFKNQLEIVVEVRKNDEKIGIIVLGDRIRKDARTAIEKLKELGMRTVLVSGDKKENVEYVAKLVGIEDFYAEVKPDEKLSIVRNYQTKFGKVAMVGDGINDAASVKGADVGIALATGTDITITSADVIIMRENLQNIPEFIKMSKKMFSTIKWNLIWAFGYNILALPIAAMGLLHPLVAELAMIASSITVTVNSLALQRRI, from the coding sequence ATGTTGGAGAAAAAGAGTATAACCTTCAAAGTGCTGGGAATGACATGTGTAAATTGTGCAAACATTGTCGAAAAAGCTTTAAGGCAAATTCCGAAGGTAAAGTTTGCCGCCGTTAATCTTTCAACTTCTACTGCATTCATAGTATCGGAAGAAGATATACCTTTCGATGTTATAAGGACAACCGTTGAAAGCGTTGGATATGAAGCGGTACTTGATTATAATTCATCTGAGGAAGAAAAACGATATCTTCAAGCTAAAAAATATTTGATTTTAAGCTGGATTTTAACACTTCCGCTGTTGATTTTAATGATCATTCATATGTTTTCCTACGATCATTTTTGGCATCGTTATCTGTTGGTTTTTGAAGTATCAGTTTCTGCTGCGATTGTGTTTCTAATTGGAAGGAAAGTTTTTAAAAGTGCAGTTATAGCAATCACCCACAAGCATACAAACATGGATTCTTTGATTGCCATTGGATCTACAGCTGCATGGCTAACGGGATTTCTAAAGTTGTTTGATTTGAAAATAGAATCTTTTGCCAGCATAGGTGCTATGATAATGACCTTTCATTTAACTGGTAAGTTCATAGAATCGCGTTTGAGGGACAAAGCGCTGAAGCAAGTTCAATCTCTTTTAAAGTTAAAAGCAAAGCAGGCGATTGTTCTCAACGATAACGAGGAAATAATCATGCCTATAGAAGCTGTGAAAGAAAATTATATCGTTCTTGTTAAGCCGGGAGATTTAATACCAGTTGATGGTGTTGTGGTGGAAGGACAATCTTGGGTTGATCAGTCACTCATAAATGGTGAACCTATTCCGGTTTTCAAAAAAGAAAATGACGAAGTTGTAAGTGGAACGGTTAATCTATCTGGTGTGTTAAAAGTTAGGGCAACCAAAGTCGGAAAAGATTCTTTTCTTGAACAAATATTGCAATTGGTTCAACTTGCACAAGGCTCAAAGATACCTATTCAAGCCACAGTTGATAAAATAACCAATGCATTTGTACCGTTCGTGCTTGTTCTTTCAGTTTTTTCCTTTGTCTTTTGGCTGTTTGCTTTCGACAAATTGAAACCGTTTTTGATCAATTTAAGCCAAGTTATACCGTGGATGGTTCACATTGAAAACGCCTTAAACTTTGCTATTTTTGCTGCCATATCGACTTTACTAATTGCTTGCCCGTGTGCTCTTGGATTGGCAACACCAATGGCTTTGCTTATAGGTACAACGGTGGCGGCAAAAAAGGGTATACTCGTAAAAAATGCCGAAGCTGTACAAACAAGTAAAGATGTAAAAGTAGTTCTTTTTGACAAAACAGGAACTTTGACTGAAGGCAAACTTTTGGTGTTAAAACACAACTTGTCATCGGAAGATCTTCTTGCAGTTGCATCCATAGAAAGATTTTCCAACCATCCTATAGCCAAGGCTATATCGTCTTTGGTTGAAAATTATGTTGAAGTTTTTGATTTTGTTGAAGTACCTTCAAAAGGTGTATATGGCGTTGTCAACGGTTCAAGGTATTTCATTGGAAAACCAGTGGATGAATATGATTTTAAAAACCAACTGGAAATAGTTGTAGAGGTTAGAAAAAACGATGAAAAAATAGGAATAATTGTCCTGGGTGATAGGATAAGGAAAGACGCAAGGACAGCCATTGAAAAACTGAAAGAACTTGGAATGAGAACAGTTTTAGTAAGCGGTGATAAAAAGGAAAATGTTGAATACGTTGCAAAACTTGTTGGCATAGAAGACTTTTACGCTGAAGTAAAGCCAGATGAAAAACTTTCAATTGTGAGAAATTATCAAACAAAATTCGGAAAAGTTGCCATGGTGGGAGATGGCATAAATGATGCTGCCTCTGTAAAAGGTGCCGATGTCGGTATCGCGTTAGCTACAGGTACGGATATTACTATAACAAGCGCCGACGTGATAATAATGAGGGAAAACTTGCAGAACATTCCAGAATTTATCAAAATGTCAAAAAAAATGTTTTCCACCATCAAGTGGAATTTAATTTGGGCTTTCGGTTACAATATTTTGGCCTTGCCAATTGCAGCCATGGGACTGCTTCATCCACTTGTAGCAGAACTTGCCATGATAGCAAGTTCAATCACCGTAACTGTTAACTCTCTCGCCCTCCAGCGACGGATATAA
- a CDS encoding phosphoglycerate dehydrogenase, translating into MSSKRVFVTALSFSKYSKEPKEYLEKHGVEIFWNPLGRPMKEEELIIELLKVSPIHGIIVGTDPITRKVIESLPDLKVIAKHGVGVDNIDLKAAKERGIIVTNAPGSNNEAVADLTWALILAAARQVPKADQTTRQGRWDRFVGYEIYGKTIGIIGTGQIGLAVARRAKGFGMRILGYDLVQNEIAIKELGVIYVSLEELLKESDVVTVHVPLNEKTQHMIGKKELELMKKTAILVNTSRGEVIDEEALYEALKNNRIFAAGLDVFSQEPPVNSPLLKLENVVLTPHIGAYTVEANYRMGMAAAKSIVQVFNGEVPENMVV; encoded by the coding sequence TTGTCATCCAAAAGAGTTTTTGTAACTGCGCTTTCTTTCTCAAAATACAGTAAGGAACCAAAGGAATACCTTGAAAAACATGGTGTAGAGATATTTTGGAATCCACTTGGAAGACCTATGAAAGAGGAAGAGTTGATAATTGAGTTATTGAAGGTCTCACCGATACACGGAATAATTGTTGGAACTGATCCAATCACAAGGAAAGTGATAGAATCTCTACCAGACCTCAAAGTTATAGCAAAACACGGTGTAGGGGTGGATAACATAGATCTTAAGGCGGCAAAAGAAAGAGGAATAATTGTTACCAATGCACCTGGGTCGAACAATGAAGCTGTAGCCGATTTGACATGGGCTTTGATTTTGGCAGCGGCAAGGCAAGTTCCAAAAGCCGACCAAACAACAAGACAAGGGCGCTGGGATAGATTTGTGGGATATGAAATATATGGAAAAACCATAGGGATAATTGGAACTGGTCAAATTGGATTAGCTGTTGCAAGAAGAGCAAAAGGTTTTGGGATGAGGATACTCGGCTATGACTTAGTTCAAAACGAAATAGCCATAAAGGAACTTGGTGTAATTTATGTTTCTTTGGAAGAATTGCTAAAAGAATCTGACGTTGTAACAGTCCATGTTCCTCTTAACGAGAAAACTCAGCACATGATTGGCAAAAAGGAGCTTGAACTCATGAAAAAAACCGCTATACTTGTGAATACATCAAGGGGTGAGGTTATCGACGAAGAGGCGCTTTACGAGGCTTTAAAGAACAATCGTATTTTTGCCGCAGGACTTGATGTTTTTTCACAAGAACCACCGGTTAACAGCCCTTTGCTGAAACTTGAGAACGTTGTTCTGACACCTCACATAGGCGCTTACACCGTTGAGGCTAACTACAGAATGGGAATGGCCGCGGCAAAAAGTATAGTTCAAGTTTTCAACGGTGAGGTGCCAGAAAATATGGTTGTTTGA
- a CDS encoding TRAP transporter small permease, which translates to MNLKRGEKQVNRKDYLLLFEKNAAKILITSMIILVFVSGVARFLKNPINWAVDMSTFMFAWACFFAIDVAWRENKMMAVDLLVRRLPKKAQKVIRIVNYLIISAFMVYLVIWGSQLTYTMRFRRFLGMPAVSYSWVTLSVPVGGCLILRTTIEKIINELKSRNKGDERTC; encoded by the coding sequence TTGAATTTGAAAAGGGGTGAAAAGCAGGTGAATCGCAAAGATTATCTTCTGTTGTTTGAAAAGAACGCCGCAAAGATTTTGATAACTTCAATGATTATCCTAGTCTTTGTTTCTGGTGTTGCCCGATTTTTAAAAAATCCAATAAACTGGGCAGTCGATATGAGTACATTCATGTTTGCGTGGGCATGCTTTTTTGCTATAGATGTGGCTTGGAGAGAGAATAAAATGATGGCAGTTGATCTTCTTGTCAGACGCTTGCCAAAGAAGGCTCAAAAAGTGATTAGAATTGTGAACTACTTAATAATATCAGCATTTATGGTTTATCTTGTAATCTGGGGTTCTCAACTTACGTACACGATGCGTTTTCGCAGGTTTCTAGGAATGCCTGCTGTTAGTTATTCCTGGGTAACTTTGAGCGTACCTGTCGGAGGGTGTTTGATCTTAAGGACCACGATTGAAAAGATAATAAATGAACTCAAAAGTAGAAACAAAGGAGATGAAAGAACATGCTGA